In Candidatus Manganitrophus noduliformans, the genomic stretch ACCTCGACCTACCCTGTTTTGCTTCGGTCGGTCCGGGAGGCGATCCTTTCTCTTCCGAAAGAGACCCGCCTCTTTCCCGGCCATGGGCCGGCCACCACGGTCGAGGAGGAGCAACAGCACAATCCCTTTTTTACCGCCTCGTTCTAGAGGTGTTTTCCGTATCGATGTCGCGGTCAGCCCCTTTCGGTGTAAAACCGCTTCCGTTTGAAAGGTGTTCTCTGTTACAATTATCTTGATTCTTTTAGTCTTTTTTTTTAAAATCCATCAGACGTCTCGAATGAAATCTCCATCTGGTATCACGCGTTATGCGGCAGTCAATAGGAGAATCCTGTTATGGATGCGAAAAGTATCGAGCGGGCTTATACCGTCTTCTCGGGGTTTTATGATCTGGTCTTTGGAAAACTCTTCCACCAATCCCGCGCGGATGCAATCCAGCTCTTAAATATCCGGGGAGGAGAGAACATTCTCGAAGTGGGGGTCGGCACCGGCCTCTCCCTTCCTTATTACCCGAGAAACTGCAAAGTGATCGGGATCGACTTCTGCGAGCCGATGCTGGAGAAGGGGCGGCAACGCGTCGGCCAGTATCAGCTCTCTCACATCCAGCTGATGAAGATGGATGCGATGAAGATGAACTTTCCCGACAACTCCTTCGACTCCGTCTTCGCCGCCTACGTGATCTCGGCCGTGCCCGATCCCCATCAGGTCATCGCGGAGATGATCCGCGTCTGCAAGGTGGGGGGAAAGATCGTCCTCCTCAATCACTTCAAAAATATGAACCCCTTCATCTCAGGCTGTGAAAAGGCCATCTCCCCCTTTACCAAGAAGATCGGCTTCCAGGCCGACCTCGATTTGAGCAGCCTCTTGAGCGGAAAGCCGCTGGTCGTGGAAAAAAAGAGAAGCGTTAAACCGCTCAACTACTGGAAGGTGGTTCAGTGCACGAACCGAAAGGGGCTCAATGGAAACGGCAACGGACATGGAAACGGAAGCGGCAACGGGGCTTATCCGGCGGCTTATTCTACGCTGAAGAGATAACATTCTACGTGTGATTGTTTTAGACAATGGCAATGCCATCTGTTTTATCCCGATCTTCTTTACATCGATGTTATCTGAAGCGGCCGACGAAAGGCTTCATCAGCGATGGATCCCATACGACGATTGGCAAGAAGTGCTCTCGCACTGATTCTCCTTTTCACACAACTAACCGCTTGCATCACAACTTATCGTGATTTCCCGGAAACCGCGCTCGATCAAACCCTTCCTCCGAAACGGGACGGTGTTCTCTACTACACCATTCAGAAATTTCCAATCTTGGACGCGGGAGGATTTCATACCCTCAACAAGAGATTTAGAGAAAATGCGGTCTTCTCAGAAACCATAAAAGCGCAAGAACCTCCTGCAAAAGGAATGTATTGTCTTGTGGAGGTGGAATACAAGCCTCTATCTCTTCCTGCTTTGATCTTTGGATATCTTTCGGTCTCGACGCTCGGTCTCATTCCGGCCTATAGCGGAAATGATGGTTACTGGGTACGATATCAGGTTTTCTTCGATCAACAACGTATCAAAACATATGAGTATCAAGTGACGAGAAAGTTCGGGCTCTGGCTCTTTCTTCTTCCCTTCGCTTGGATCAACCTGGCGACCTATAGCGAGGAGGATGTTTTTACGGCGACCACTCATCAGTTCTTTTTGGACGCGCTGAAAGATAAAACTTTTGATCAAGAAGTATAGACCTTCGCGAAATCTCTTTGCTTCTCCGGCGGGAAGCAGGTTTGATGTCTCTCCATTTCCCTTGACACATTCATCCCGCAAATGATAACTTTTTAGGTGCACCGTGCAGCAGAAACGCGGACCAGGTTCTCTCGGTCCGGATCCAGTGAACACAGATCAGTCGTACCTTCCTCACCAACCCAAAAAGGAGAATCACTAATGAAAAGATTGCTCTATGCAGCGGTTGTGTTCGCTTTGATTCCTGTCTCTCAGAGTTTTGCCGACGGCGAGGGGCCCGGCTGCGGCGCCGGAACGATGATTTTTAAAGGACAGAAAGGGGTCGTCCCGCAGGTGCTGGCCGCAACAACCAATGGGACATTTGGCAACCAGACGTTCGGAATTTCAACAGGCACCTTGGGTTGCACCCAAGATGGCGTTGTAAAGAACGAAGAGAAAGTCAACGTCTTCGCCAGCGCGAATCTGGATAACCTTTCTCAAGAGATGGCCCAGGGTCAAGGGGAGCACCTCGCTTCATTGGCTTCTCTTCTCGGCATCCCTGCAGAGCATCAAACCGACTTCTTTACATTGACCCAGGCGAAATATACCGCGATCTTCCCCACGGAGAAGACGACTTCCGGGGAGATGCTGGTTGCGCTCAACCAAGAGATGTCGACCCATCCAAATCTTTCCACTTTTATTTCAAGTCACTAATCTCTCTTCGGCCCCCGGCTTCGGTCGGGGGCCGAGTAGGGCCGATGTTGTCTTTCGCCTCAGCGTTCTTCTTCGGTTTGAAACCAATTAAGTTATATTTTTTCGGCCGCCGATCTCCGCTTCTACAGAGCGTAACGACGTTCCTTTTGTTTTTTCTCCTCCTGATTTGTGCGAGGCCTGCTTTTGCTGGAGATGCTCAGGACTATCTGCAAGAGCTGATCGAAGCCTCACGTCAGAATGAGCTTTCTCAACAACGCTACTGGCATCTTCTTCTTCATTATCGTCCGGCCCTCCTCGGGGGTGTCGTCAGCGAGGCCGATCCGGCCGGCTTCTTCCTGGCGCCCGACGGGAAAACGAACCCCCAGGCCGAGCTGGAGGCCACCCTTGCCGCTTTTTTTAGTGAGGAGCTCGTCGCCACATCAAAACAGCCGGCCCAGTGCGCCTTCATCGCCCGGTATCATTGGCTTAAGACGGAGCTCGGCATCGATCCGACACGCCTCCCGGAACAGCAATGCGGCCGGTTCGATGCCTGGTATGCGGCGCTCAATCCTCAATCGATGACCTTGATTTTCCCTTCGGCCTACATGAACAACCCCTCATCTATGTTCGGCCACACCCTTCTTCGGATCGACCAGAAGGACCAGACGGAACAGACAGAGATTCTCGACTACACCGTCAACTACGCCGCCAACGTGACGACCGATAACGGTGTTCTCTTTGCGGTGCTTGGAATTACCGGCGGCTTCAAGGGGAATTTTTCGACGATTCCCTATTATCTCCAGGTTCGCAAATACAGCGATATGGAAAACCGAGACATTTGGGAATATCGGTTGAACCTCACCGAGGAGCAGATCCGGCGAATGCTGATGCATGCCTGGGAGCTCGGCAATACCGCCTTCACTTATTACTTCTTCAAGCAGAACTGCTCCTATCAACTGCTTCCCCTGCTGGAGGTCGCCGACCCCGATCTTCACCTGACAGATTCCTTCTGGTTCTGGACAATTCCAGCCGACACCGTTCGCCTGATCGCATCGGTGCCGGGGCTCGTCGGCGAGATCACCTACCGCCCTGCGCGCGGAACCCAGATCCGTCAAAAAAGAGACCATCTTTCATCCGAGGAGCGTCGGCTTTTGACGGAGATCGATCGAAATACCTCGGCAGCGATCGAATCCGAGCCGTTCAATACCCTCCCGATCGACCGGCAGGCGTTTCTTCTCGATATCGCTTACGACTACACCCGTTATCAGACGGCGAAGGAAGAGACCGGTCCCGAGGCGATCAAGAAAAAGCAGCGATTATTGCTCGCGCGCCGAAGCGGGCTGCGGGTGCAGAGTCCGGCGGTCCGATTCGAGCCGACGACGGTCCCCCCCGAGCAGGGGCATGAGACGGCGCGCGTCGGCCTGGGTCTCGGCTGGCGGGAGGGGGAGCCGTTTGAAGAAATTGCCATTCGGCCGGCCTACCAAGATCTGCTCGATGATGAGACTGGTTACACACCCGGCGCGCAGATCGAGCTGATGAACG encodes the following:
- a CDS encoding class I SAM-dependent methyltransferase encodes the protein MDAKSIERAYTVFSGFYDLVFGKLFHQSRADAIQLLNIRGGENILEVGVGTGLSLPYYPRNCKVIGIDFCEPMLEKGRQRVGQYQLSHIQLMKMDAMKMNFPDNSFDSVFAAYVISAVPDPHQVIAEMIRVCKVGGKIVLLNHFKNMNPFISGCEKAISPFTKKIGFQADLDLSSLLSGKPLVVEKKRSVKPLNYWKVVQCTNRKGLNGNGNGHGNGSGNGAYPAAYSTLKR
- a CDS encoding DUF3015 domain-containing protein, with protein sequence MKRLLYAAVVFALIPVSQSFADGEGPGCGAGTMIFKGQKGVVPQVLAATTNGTFGNQTFGISTGTLGCTQDGVVKNEEKVNVFASANLDNLSQEMAQGQGEHLASLASLLGIPAEHQTDFFTLTQAKYTAIFPTEKTTSGEMLVALNQEMSTHPNLSTFISSH
- a CDS encoding LIC12231 family lipoprotein yields the protein MDPIRRLARSALALILLFTQLTACITTYRDFPETALDQTLPPKRDGVLYYTIQKFPILDAGGFHTLNKRFRENAVFSETIKAQEPPAKGMYCLVEVEYKPLSLPALIFGYLSVSTLGLIPAYSGNDGYWVRYQVFFDQQRIKTYEYQVTRKFGLWLFLLPFAWINLATYSEEDVFTATTHQFFLDALKDKTFDQEV
- a CDS encoding DUF4105 domain-containing protein — its product is MFFLLLICARPAFAGDAQDYLQELIEASRQNELSQQRYWHLLLHYRPALLGGVVSEADPAGFFLAPDGKTNPQAELEATLAAFFSEELVATSKQPAQCAFIARYHWLKTELGIDPTRLPEQQCGRFDAWYAALNPQSMTLIFPSAYMNNPSSMFGHTLLRIDQKDQTEQTEILDYTVNYAANVTTDNGVLFAVLGITGGFKGNFSTIPYYLQVRKYSDMENRDIWEYRLNLTEEQIRRMLMHAWELGNTAFTYYFFKQNCSYQLLPLLEVADPDLHLTDSFWFWTIPADTVRLIASVPGLVGEITYRPARGTQIRQKRDHLSSEERRLLTEIDRNTSAAIESEPFNTLPIDRQAFLLDIAYDYTRYQTAKEETGPEAIKKKQRLLLARRSGLRVQSPAVRFEPTTVPPEQGHETARVGLGLGWREGEPFEEIAIRPAYQDLLDDETGYTPGAQIELMNARLRHYNHQDKTVLHSLSFANIISLFPLDPLFKKPSWKVSVGLETLTGSPCRNCRYFALNAGTGSALEAHLLRRELIYFFIEVDGNYGGFFDPNYRAGIGGTIGVLADLASRWKAHLFATYLSYPLGDRSHDLKMSLQQRVTLQKDLALRVELNRRQEFDRRDFLNEALVTVHFYF